Genomic segment of Streptomyces sp. NBC_01210:
TCCCCGCCGCGGCTGACCTCATGGCTGTCCTCGTCGAGCGTCAGGTCGCCGACCGCCAGCATCGACTCGCTCCGTACGGTCGCCGCGCCCGACCGCCGGATCAGCCCGCGCAGCCTGGCCACGACCTCCTCCAGCGAGAACGGCTTGGTGACATAGTCGTCGCCGCCCGCCGTCAGCCCCGCGATCCGGTCCTCGACCGCGTCCCTGGCGGTCAGAAAGAGCACCGGCACCTCGGGCAGATCGCGGCGCAGCCGCCCCAGCACGGCCAGACCGTCCATGTCCGGCAGCATCACATCCAGGACCACCGCGTCGGGCCGGAAGTCGCGTGCCGTGCGCACCGCGCCCGCGCCGTCGCCGGCACTGCGCACCTCCCACCCTTCGTAGCGCAGGGCCATCGACAGCAGCTCGCTCAGCGCTGTCTCGTCGTCCACGACGAGTACGCGGACGGGGCTGCCGTCCGGCCTGAGCATTTCGGTACGCCCATGGGGCGAGGTCGCGGTCATGCTCGTACCCTGCGACCCCGCCCTGAGAAGGTCCTTTCCCCTTCCTGTGAATTTCCTGAGAATGCGCTAGGAGTGCGGAAGACCGAACAGCCTGGCGCCGTTCTCGTAGCAGACCGCTCGCAGCCAGTCGTCCCCGAGCCCGAGGCCTTCGAGCGCGTGGAGCTGATGGACGTACGGATACGGGATGTTGGGGAAGTCCGTGCCCAGCACGATCCGGTCGCCGAGGTCGGCGAGCCGTGCCCTCTCCCGCTCCGGGAAGGGCGCGAACCGCTCGCTGAAGTCCGTGAAAGCCATCGTCGTGTCCAGTCGCACCTCGCCGTACCGCTCGGCGAGATCCAGGAAGTCCGTGTACTCCGGCATTCCCATGTGCGCGACCACCAGCCGCAGTCGGGGGTGCCGCGCGAGCAGCCGGCCCACCGGCTCGGGCCCGGTGTGCTTGCCGGGCGCGGGCCCGGATCCGCAGTGCATCACCACGGGGACCCCGGCCTCGGCGAGCAGCCCCCAGACGGGATCGAGCCGCGCGTCATTGGGGTCGTACGCACCCACTTGGAGATGCGACTTGAAGATCCGCGCGCCGGTCTCGACCGCCTCTCGTACGTAGCGCTCGACGCCGTCCTCCGGGAAGAGGGTCGCCGTATGCACACAGTCCGGTGTGCGCGCCGCGAACTCCGCCGCCCAGCCGTTGAGCCAGGCGGCCATCCCGGCTTTGTGCGGATAGAGCATCGAGGTGAAGGAGCGCACCCCGAACTCGCGCAGCAGAGCGACCCGTCGCTCTTCCTCATGCCGATAGGTGATCGGCCACTCCAGGCCGGTCAGCGGTCCGGCGGCGTCGAAGTAGGCCCACACCTTCCTGAGGACCTGCTCCGGCATGAAGTGCGTGTGGATGTCGACGAGGCCGGGCAGCCGGAGCCGCTCCCAGAACCTCCGTACGTCCGCCGTCTCGTTGTCGCTCGAGCTCTCGGTCCGGCCGTCAGTCCCGTCAGTCGCGCTCAAAACCGTAGCTCCGCTCGACCTTGCCGACATGGACGCTGTAGCTCTCGTACCACTCGGCCCGTCCGCGCTTCTGCGCGGCCTGGTGCTCCAGATTCCGCTGCCAGGTGGCGATGGCTTCCTCGTCCCTGAAGTACCCGACGGTGATCCCGAGCCCGCCGGGTGTCCGCGCCGACTCGTACCCGAGGAACCCGGGGACCTCTTCCACCAGATTCTTCATGCGCTCGGCGGTCTCGCCGTATCCCTCGGGCCGCTCCGTCTGAACCGAGGTGAAGACCACGGTGTAGTAGGGCGGTTCATGTGCCGCGACAGGTTTGATGCTCATGACACTCACCTTCCGTTCCCGGTCACGGAGGTGTCCAGACTCATTGCTCGAAGGGATCCATACGGGATCCAACATTTGACCTTCGGGTCGCACGAATCGGCAGACCCTCCGGAATCAGCCGTCAGAAGAGCCCGTCCTGCACTGCGCCGGGAGCGCCCTTCTCGGTGAGAGGCACCGTCACCCCTGCATCGCACTCGGCACCCACCAGCGCCCATCCGGTCATCAGCCGTGTATCGACCACGACAAGACCGTCACGCGCCGTCCGCAGATGCAGATCGGGCCCGGCGGCCGCCACCAGCAACCCCGCGACCACCCCGCCGTCCACCAGCTCGCGCACCACCCCGGTCGCGGCCGGCAGCCCCTCGAGCCCGAACACCTCGGCGTGATCGACCGCCTCGAAGTCCATCCGCTCCAGCGACTCCGCCCACCCGCCAAGGCCGACCGCGCGCCGGTGCAGCTCTTCGATCTCCGCTGCCCGCTCCACCGCGCCCGGCAGCGCGGCCCGTACCGCCCGCTTGTCGGCGTACGGAATCCGGTCCGGCACGCCCAGCGCCGTACGCAGCAGTTCCTCGGTCCGCCGCGCCGCCATCAGCGGCCCGCGCCCCAGCCAGCTGAAGACCACGGCCCCCTGCTCCAGCAGCCGCGCCGCGCCGCGCTCCTCGGCGGTGATCCCTACCTTGACCATGCCAGGACCGAACCAGGCGAGATACACGCGGTACGTCCGCGGGTCGTCGGCGATCGTGTCGGCGGCCACCGAGTGCGCCCGGTCCAGCCGTGCACACTCCGTACACCGCGCCTGTGTCGCCCGCCCGGACACGACGGCCCGCAGGGGGCAGGGATTCCCCCGCGCTCCGACACACCGCCGCTGCCCCTCGGCCTGGAAGCCCAGCTCTTTCCCGGTGGTGAGCGGACTGATCCGCCCGCCCTCCCACTCGAGCACGGGCATCCGCGTCCCGCGGGGCCAGCCGAGCCCCGCACACCGCCACGCCATACACACACCTCCGGCCGAATACGGGGACGCTACCGGAGCGCACGGACCGCGGCCGTGGTTACGCCGGCGGCGACCCGCAATGGGCTGAACACCCGTTCAGTTGTGGCCGGAACTCGCCGCCGCCGAGGCTCGGCGCAGACGGGCCGGCACGAGCACCCGACGTCAGGCTCCGCCGTCGATCCGCGCCTGTTCCGCGATACGCCGTTTGGCCTCGTCCCAGCCGATCGGCAACTGCTCCACCGGGACTTCCCAGAACGTAAAGGTCGAGCTGCGCATGGTCGCGCGCAGCCCGGCCATGATCCCGCGGTGCGGCTCGGTCCTCGCGTACGCGTAGAGGGCGTCCCGGCTCTCCCACGCGGACAGCGTGAAGAAGACGCGCTTCGTCGGCTGGGCGATGAGGGAAGCACCAAAGGCTCCCGGCGCGGACCGCACCTGCCGCCACGCGGCGAGCGACTTCCAGAAGAAACGCGGCACGTCCCCGAGGGAGCGCACCTCGAAGCGGGAGGCCATGACGAAGGCCTGAGCGCCTGGTGGGGCAGGGTTCGGGGTGACCCAAGGGAGTGTGGGCATGACACTTCTCGCCTTCATGGATAGGCAGTGACACTATCCATATTAGAGAGTGACACTCTCTAATAGCCAGACGAGAGTGGGAACCGTGCGAATTTCCGAGCTGAGCCGCCGCAGCGGGGTGCCGATCACGACGATCAAGCACTACCTCCGGGAGGGACTGCTGCCGCCCGGACGGGCGACAGCCGCGACCCAGGCCGAGTACGAGGAGTCGCACGTACGCCGCCTCCGGCTGATCCGCGCCCTCATCGGAGTACGAGGGTTGTCGGTCAACGCCACAAGGGAGCTGCTGAGTGCGGTGTCCGAGCACGAAGCCGACACCCACCAGGTGCTCGGCCTCGTCCTCGGCGCCCGACCGGTCACCGAGCCGGAGCCCGAGTCCGCGTCCGCGTCCGCGTCCGCGTCCGCGTCCGAGGAGGAGGACGACCGGCCCGGCATCGCCGACGCGGATGCGCTGCTGACGGAAATGGGCTGGCAGGTCTCGGAACACGCCCCGGCCAAGAGGGTCATCGCCGAAACCCTGGAGACCTTGCGATCACTCGGAGTCGACTACGACTGGCGGTCCCTTCTCCCCTACGCAACCCTCGCCGAGCGCACCGCCGCCCACGATCTCGATCAACTGGACGACACCACCGACCCCCTGGAACAGGCCGAACGAGCCCTGCTGCTGACCGTGTTGCTGGAGCCGGCACTCCTGGCGCTGCGACGCCTCGCACAGGAGGACGAGTCGGCCAAAAGGTACGGCGGCTGACGAGGGGACCCGCGAGGGCGGTTGCCGTCAGCCACCCTCGGAGCAAAGGCCAAAGGCCAGAGGCCCCGTCGATTTCTCGACGGAGTACGCTCGCTCGATCTCGCCCAGATACTGCCCCAGGTGGAAGCGGACCTCCTCGATCACCCTGTGGTGGCGGTCCGGATACATCAACTCGCTCCAAACGGCCGTTTCACCATGTAGTCGCACTCGGACGCGGAGCCCCAAAGAGCCCCACTCGGAATGTTCCCGAGACGCCAGGCCGACACTGCGGGCGGCATCCGTCGGGTAGAGCGGTCCGCCGGGCCGGAGAAGCTGCTCCGGACGCATGCCCACAACCCTGCTGTCGCTGCGCGCGATCAAGTCGAGGCCGTCGACAAAGAGGTACGTGTGCGTGGCAGTGCATACAGGTGGCCCAGGGCAAGTGCCGATGAGCAACGTGCTGATCCGACTGCGGCTTTGGCGATCGGGCGGCCTGACCCGAAGCGCATGCGGGGACCTACGCGGCATTGACCCTTCGTGACATCATGCGCCGATCATACTGTCGGCGGCCGCACGCCCACCGGGACGGACGGCCGCCGAAGCCGGCCGGGGCCGGGGTCCTGCGACCCTAGTTGGCCAGCCAGTCCGTGATGCTCACGGGCCGGTCGGTGAGCACGCGGAGGTTCCCGCCATCGGCGGCGTCAACGACATAGACGCCACTTGTGCCGGCGAAGTCGTCGACGGCGGTGAAGGCGATCCGGTTGCCGTCGGGGGCGAAGACCGGGTTCTGGATACTGGAGAGGGGCATCGGCCACTGCGGCTCGGTGGCGGCGCCGGTCGCGACGTCCGTGATGCGCAGACCGTGCCCGGTGGAGTGGACGACGCGCTGCCCGTCGGGGGACCAGTCGGCGGGCGTCGACAAGGCCTGGTGGTCGGTTGTGACGGCGCGGACCTCGCGGGTGGCCAGGTCCAGGATGTAGACGTCGGAGCCGTACTCCCAGCCGCTGGGCGTCTCGTACGAGGTGGCCTTCAGGAAGGCGATGCTCCGGCCGTCCGGGGAGAACGTGCCGTGGCTGCCGGAGGTGAGCACCTCAGCACCGGTGCCGTCCGTGGCGATCCACTCCAGGCCGCGTGGGCTGTCATAGACGATCCGCTTACCGCTCGGGGACCAGTCAGGGTGTCCGACGTACGGCGCGGTGGCGTCTTCGGGCTGGACGCCCTCGGCCAGGACCCGCCGGTCGCTGCCGTCGGTGTCGGCGATCACCAGGTCGCGGGCGTACATGCAGCCCTCGGCCTGCGGTATGCACGTGTCCCGGCGTTGGATGTACGCCACCCGGGAACCCTTGGGCGAGAGGACCCCGTCCTGCGCGGCCTGGGCGAAGGTGGTGGTGACGGAGCCGGTCGCCGGGTCCAGCGCGACGGTGGCCGGCGACCCCGCCGAGTAGTCCGTGGCGGTGATCCGGCCCGCCCCCACCGTTCCCCCCGCGCTGGCGGTCCCCGCAAGTGACAGGCTCGTCGCAACCGCGAGCCCGACTGTCAACGCAGCGTGTGTGAAGCGCACATGCGCTCCTTCCTTGATCCGTGGACCGGCCGTACCGGCCCTGCTGAAACACAGCGCAAACCGATCAAGAAACGTCACGCCCGGCCCACGCCCAATCGGCACAGGGCACGTCGAAGGCCCCGTCCGTCCGGACGGAACGTTCAGCGGAGGCTGCCGCGCCGCTCGATGTGACCTGCGGTTGGCGGCGGCCGCTGTCCGTACTTCGCCGCTGTCCGTACTTCGCTGCTGTACGGGCAATGCAAGAGGCCCAACGCCGTTCGGATCACCTGACGCGGCCCTTCAGGTGATTGACGGGTGACACATGAGCCGGACAGCCGATGCGGGGGTATGACGTCTCAGCAGAATTCAAACCCTGACCCCCACGAGGAGCTCGGTGATGTACGCAGCAGTCCGGCGGTACGAAGGGGTGACAGATCCGGCTGAGGCGGGACGCCGCGTGAACGAGGGGTTCGTGCCGCTCATGCGCCAGGTGTCAGGCTTCGTGGCCTACTACTGGGTCGATGCCGGGGACGGAGTGATGGTCTCGACCAGCGTCTTCCAGGACCGGGCCGGTGCCGCGGAATCGGTCTCGAGGGCGGCGGACTTCGTCCGGGACAACCTTGCGTCACTGCTCCCCAACCCTCCCCAGGTCATGGCCGGGGAGGTTTTGGCTTCCTCGTGAAAGCGGTCGCAGCAGCCGAATGAGATGGCCTCTGAGCACGCATGTTCTCGGCAGCAGCCGCCGAAGCCCAGAGCACCCTTTACGGCTGTTCGCTGCGCTGGTGGCGCTCGCTGGCTAAGTCAGCGCCCACCGTTGCCGGGCGGCGGCACGCGGGCACACCCCAAGCACGGGGACGGCTGAGCTCCTCACTGAGCAAGCGATCGGAAGGCGCTTGGATCTCTAGGCCGCCAAGGTGCGTGACCTGCACGCTCACGTCGAACGTGCCGCCGATCCGGCCTACCTCGACAGGCATTCGACAGACGGTCGCAACGGGGCGTGCGACCACCTCTGTTTGCCAGCCATCTGCAAGGTGCGCCCTGCTCGACGAAGTCTTCAGGTCCGGGCGGTTCTGAGGGGGCGTCATACGTCATCGTCGGCCACTGCCGCGCAGCCTTGCACGGCCCGCAGACGGTCCGCCGCAGGTCAAATCTGTGAGCCCATGAAGGTTGGCAGCTTGAGCATGGGTATGAGTGCCGAGTGGCCGAGCAGATGGGGGGCAAGTGAGCGGACTCGCGGACCAACTGCCCGCACTTGTCGGGGTGGTTGTTGGCGGCGTAATGTCGTACGCCGCTGGCGCGCTGACCGAGCGAAGTCGATGGCGCAGGCAGCAGGCAACACGTTGGGACGAGCGCCTGCTTCAGGCATACAGCGACTACGGCCATGCAGTGAAGGAATGCGCCAGCTACTACCTGCGATTGGCCGCCGGCCGCGACCTGACAGATCACCCGGCGCCCCTTGAGTCGACCAATGACGTATTGGAACAAGCAGCAACCGCCGAGCGCCGACGATCAGCCATGGTGGAACCCATGAGCCTGCTGGCCGATGCTCGTACCGCTGACGCGGTACGAGCACTCAACCGCAGCCTCTGGCACCTTGAGTGGTTGGCCCGCGGGAGAAAGCCGGGAGACACCACGACGTGGGCAAAGGCCTTCAGCGACTACAGGGCTGCGCGGGCTGAGTTCTATCTGCACGCAAGAAGGAGCCTGCAGGTCGCCGAGATGACGGACCTGCAGGAAGCACCCTGGCCGCCCAGCTGGCGGCCGGTTCGGGAACCTTCTGATCCGTAGCTCTGCAGAGACCGGTCAACGGGGGCCATAGAGGCCGCCGTTCGGTCTCTCAGGTTCCCACCGGTCATGGCCGGTTGCTGGGGTTGCCGTACTTCGCTGCTGTACAGCAACCACCGTCGCTCCCCGGCAGAGACCGAGGTCGGCTACAGCTGCCCACGGCCGGGTGCCCCTGGGTGTTTCACCTGTCTCGCGGTGGACGCCCCGTAGTCAACCATCGTCAGCCGACCTACGGCGACCATAGAAGTCTTCCCACGCTTGCCGCTGGATCTCATCGGCGTTAGCGAGGAGCTTCTCCAGGGGCTCCGCCGTCCCTGAAGAGGGAGGGGGTATCTGCGTGAGCGTGTCGTAGAGGTACTCGCAGGCTTCGGCTTCGGTGCCGAAACGCCGCACCGCCCGGCCCCACCCCCTCTGTGCCCTGTGGTTGCTGCTCGTGTCGACCGGCCTGCGCCGGGGCGAGGCTCTCGGGCTCACCTGGTCTGCGCGCACTCGGGAGCGACTTCGTCGCCCGCCCCTGAGGGTGCCGGTTGCGGGCGTTAGTAACCGGTGCCGCGCTTGATCTGGGCCCGCTCGACCTCGGTGGTCCCACCCTTGTGGTCCAAGGTGTTGCACGCGTCGGCGATGTCCTGGGTCAGACGCTCGATCTGCTCGCGGCTCAGGGTCTCCTTGACCAGGGCACGCAGGATCTTCACCCGCTCCGCGTTGGGCGGGAGCGTGTACGCCGGCACCATCCAGCCGCGCTCGGCCGAGAGCTGCCAGGCGATGTCGGACTCGTCGTAGGCGTGCTTGCCGGCGAGGCGGAAAGCGACCAGCGGGAGCTGCTCGAGGTCGCTGCCGATCACTTCGAAGCGGCCGCTGCTACGCAGGTTGTCCGCCAACGCGCGGGCGTTCTTCTGCATCGTCTCCATGACGTAGGTGTAGCCCTGACGACCCAGCCGCACGAAGTTGTAGTACTGGGCGAGCACCATCGACGCGCCGGTCGAGAAGTTCAGCGTGAACGTCGCGTCGGTCTTGCCCAGGTAGTTCTCGTAGAACACGAGGTTCTTGGCCAGGTCGGACTCCTCGCGGAAGACCAGCCAGCCGATGCCGGGGTAGACCAGGCCGTACTTGTGTCCCGATACGTTGATCGAGCGGACCTGCTCGAGCCGGAAGTCCCATTTCGAGTCCGGATAGAGGAAGGGCCACACGAAGCCGCCGCTGGCGCCGTCGACGTGGATCGGGATGTCGAGGTCCCGCTCCTTGCGAATGTCCCGCAGGAGCTTGTCGATCCCGACGACGTCGTCCTTGTGGCCGGTGAACGTGGTGCCGACGACGGCGACGACACCGATCGTGTTCTCGTCGATGTGGGGCTCCACGTCCTCCGGGCCGATCGTGTACTTGTCCTCGGCAAGCGGCACGATCCGCGGCTCGACGTCGAAGTAGCGGCAGAACTTCTCCCACACGACGTGGACGTCGCCCCCGAAGATCAGGTTGGGCCGGTCGACCGACAGACTGGCCGCCTGGCGGCGCTCCCGCCACTTCCACTTCAGCGACAGCGCGCCGAGCATGATCGCCTCGGACGAGCCCTGGGTCCGGCATCCGGTGGTCTTGCCCGGTGCGTGGAAGAGGTCGGCGAGCATGCGCACGCAGCGCTGCTCGATCTCGGCGGAGATGGGGTACTCCGCGTGGTCGATGAAGTTGCGGTGGAGGTTCTCGGCGATGATCCGTTGCGCCTCCGGCTCCATCCAGGTGGTGACGAACGTGGCGAGGTTGCGCTGCGGGTCGCCCTCCATGACGAGGTCCTCATCCAGCAGCCTCATGGTGTCCGTCGCGGTCATGCCCTCCTCGGGGAAGGTCTCCGAGGGAGCGGGCTCGGTCAGGAAGCGGTTTCCGAACAGGGCCGCGACGTCTCTCTTGGTCATGCCGACGATTCAACCGTTTCCCGAGCGGGAGCCATGCTCAGGACCTCGGGTCGGGCTTGGGATTCACGAGAACGGCGCACCTTGATGACTTCTCAACGCGATCACTCCCGTGCCCACGTCCAGCTGCGAGCCACTGCGTGAATGCGCTCACGGCCGGACGGCGATGACGGCACAGCTGGAGTGATCGCCGTGATCCAGAAGTGGTTGCCGTCAACCACCGCCGTCAACGCAAAAACCAGAGGCCCTGTCGATCTCTCGACAGGGCCTCTGGCCTGTTGTGCACTCGGCAGGATTCGAACCTGCAACCTTCTGATCCGTAGTCAGATGCTCTATCCGTTAAGCTACGAGTGCTCGGCGTCCCGGGCTTTTCTGCCTGGTCGGCGTTGCGGGAACAACATTACATGACCCGCGCCGTCAGGTGAAATCCGTTAACCAAACCCATCCTGACCTGCGAAAACGCCGCAGAAACGCCTTGAGAACACCTTCCGGAACGACCGAAGCCCCGACCATCAGGACGGGGCTTCGGTGATCAACTGGCGGAGGCGGAGGGATTTGAACCCTCGATGGGCTTTAAGACCCAAACCGCATTAGCAGTGCGGCGCCATAGACCGGACTAGGCGACGCCTCCAGCACACCCGCGCGGGCGCGAGTGGTGCGTGCAGATGATGACACAGCCCAGCGGGGTGTCACCAATCGCTGCCCACGGTACTAGGGACGTGGGCCACAGAGCAAAGTCCGGCCCCTCCGGGAGTCCGGCCGGTCCGGGAGACGTCCCTCGAAGAGCACAGTCCGGTTGCGCAACGCCCGGACGCAACGAGCGTTAGAGAGTGCGGGGCCTCTCGGTCCCAGTAGAACCCCGTGACTCTCCAGCTCCAGGAGCACCCATGCTGCGCCACCTCGTCCTCACCGCAACCGCGTCCCTCGCCGCGCTCGGCGCCGCCCTGCCCGCCGCCGCCGCACCCCTTCCGCTGCTGAAGGCGCCGGACAAACTGACCGTGATCGTCTCTGAGACCGGGAACAGGCGGACCGACGGACGGTACGAGCTGGCGTGCGGGCCCGCCAGCGGGACGCACCCCACGGCGCAGGCCGCGTGCGACCGGCTGGACCAGCTTGCGCGGGAGAGGCAGGACCCCTTCGCGCCGGTGCCCGAGGACCAGATGTGCACCGAGCAGATGGGCGGGCCGGCCACCGCACACGTCACCGGAACCTGGCAGGGGCGGCGCGTCGACTCCACCTTCAGCCGGACCAACGGCTGTGAAATCTCGCGCTGGCGGACGATCGAACCGGTACTGCCGAACACCAGGTCATAGGCCCGGGCGTGCGCCGTGTGCACACAACATTGGTGAGAGCTCCCCCTCATCCGCCGTCGCGTCCGCATCCGCTGCCTTTAGACTCCCTCCAGTGACAGGCTGAAGTCCGAGGAGCAAGATGGGACCGGCCCGTCCGCAATATGCAGTAGGTCAGGGAGGAAGCGTCGTCGTGAGCAGCAGGCCATCCCGAGGCGCTGCTCGCCTCGCAGCCATACTCGACGCCCTTCCGGACGGGCTCGTGCTCGTCAACTGCAATGGCACGGTCGTCAATGCCAACACCATCGCCCTCGAACTCTTCGAGACGCCCGGCACCGCCCTCGTCGGACGCGGGCTGCTCGATCTGCTGCCCTCCTTCGACTCTCGGCTGATTCCAGGCTCCATGCGGCGACCCGAAGCCGCGGACGAGCGGGGCCGCACCAAGCCGGCCCGGATGGTCGCGCGGCGCA
This window contains:
- a CDS encoding amidohydrolase family protein, whose product is MSATDGTDGRTESSSDNETADVRRFWERLRLPGLVDIHTHFMPEQVLRKVWAYFDAAGPLTGLEWPITYRHEEERRVALLREFGVRSFTSMLYPHKAGMAAWLNGWAAEFAARTPDCVHTATLFPEDGVERYVREAVETGARIFKSHLQVGAYDPNDARLDPVWGLLAEAGVPVVMHCGSGPAPGKHTGPEPVGRLLARHPRLRLVVAHMGMPEYTDFLDLAERYGEVRLDTTMAFTDFSERFAPFPERERARLADLGDRIVLGTDFPNIPYPYVHQLHALEGLGLGDDWLRAVCYENGARLFGLPHS
- a CDS encoding SSI family serine proteinase inhibitor — translated: MLRHLVLTATASLAALGAALPAAAAPLPLLKAPDKLTVIVSETGNRRTDGRYELACGPASGTHPTAQAACDRLDQLARERQDPFAPVPEDQMCTEQMGGPATAHVTGTWQGRRVDSTFSRTNGCEISRWRTIEPVLPNTRS
- a CDS encoding DUF3291 domain-containing protein; this translates as MPTLPWVTPNPAPPGAQAFVMASRFEVRSLGDVPRFFWKSLAAWRQVRSAPGAFGASLIAQPTKRVFFTLSAWESRDALYAYARTEPHRGIMAGLRATMRSSTFTFWEVPVEQLPIGWDEAKRRIAEQARIDGGA
- a CDS encoding DUF2797 domain-containing protein, giving the protein MAWRCAGLGWPRGTRMPVLEWEGGRISPLTTGKELGFQAEGQRRCVGARGNPCPLRAVVSGRATQARCTECARLDRAHSVAADTIADDPRTYRVYLAWFGPGMVKVGITAEERGAARLLEQGAVVFSWLGRGPLMAARRTEELLRTALGVPDRIPYADKRAVRAALPGAVERAAEIEELHRRAVGLGGWAESLERMDFEAVDHAEVFGLEGLPAATGVVRELVDGGVVAGLLVAAAGPDLHLRTARDGLVVVDTRLMTGWALVGAECDAGVTVPLTEKGAPGAVQDGLF
- a CDS encoding glutamate decarboxylase encodes the protein MTKRDVAALFGNRFLTEPAPSETFPEEGMTATDTMRLLDEDLVMEGDPQRNLATFVTTWMEPEAQRIIAENLHRNFIDHAEYPISAEIEQRCVRMLADLFHAPGKTTGCRTQGSSEAIMLGALSLKWKWRERRQAASLSVDRPNLIFGGDVHVVWEKFCRYFDVEPRIVPLAEDKYTIGPEDVEPHIDENTIGVVAVVGTTFTGHKDDVVGIDKLLRDIRKERDLDIPIHVDGASGGFVWPFLYPDSKWDFRLEQVRSINVSGHKYGLVYPGIGWLVFREESDLAKNLVFYENYLGKTDATFTLNFSTGASMVLAQYYNFVRLGRQGYTYVMETMQKNARALADNLRSSGRFEVIGSDLEQLPLVAFRLAGKHAYDESDIAWQLSAERGWMVPAYTLPPNAERVKILRALVKETLSREQIERLTQDIADACNTLDHKGGTTEVERAQIKRGTGY
- a CDS encoding TolB family protein gives rise to the protein MRFTHAALTVGLAVATSLSLAGTASAGGTVGAGRITATDYSAGSPATVALDPATGSVTTTFAQAAQDGVLSPKGSRVAYIQRRDTCIPQAEGCMYARDLVIADTDGSDRRVLAEGVQPEDATAPYVGHPDWSPSGKRIVYDSPRGLEWIATDGTGAEVLTSGSHGTFSPDGRSIAFLKATSYETPSGWEYGSDVYILDLATREVRAVTTDHQALSTPADWSPDGQRVVHSTGHGLRITDVATGAATEPQWPMPLSSIQNPVFAPDGNRIAFTAVDDFAGTSGVYVVDAADGGNLRVLTDRPVSITDWLAN
- a CDS encoding response regulator transcription factor is translated as MTATSPHGRTEMLRPDGSPVRVLVVDDETALSELLSMALRYEGWEVRSAGDGAGAVRTARDFRPDAVVLDVMLPDMDGLAVLGRLRRDLPEVPVLFLTARDAVEDRIAGLTAGGDDYVTKPFSLEEVVARLRGLIRRSGAATVRSESMLAVGDLTLDEDSHEVSRGGDSIHLTATEFELLRFLMRNPRRVLSKAQILDRVWSYDFGGQANVVELYVSYLRKKIDAGRPPMIHTRRGAGYLIKPGE
- a CDS encoding antibiotic biosynthesis monooxygenase family protein, translating into MSIKPVAAHEPPYYTVVFTSVQTERPEGYGETAERMKNLVEEVPGFLGYESARTPGGLGITVGYFRDEEAIATWQRNLEHQAAQKRGRAEWYESYSVHVGKVERSYGFERD
- a CDS encoding MerR family transcriptional regulator — translated: MRISELSRRSGVPITTIKHYLREGLLPPGRATAATQAEYEESHVRRLRLIRALIGVRGLSVNATRELLSAVSEHEADTHQVLGLVLGARPVTEPEPESASASASASASEEEDDRPGIADADALLTEMGWQVSEHAPAKRVIAETLETLRSLGVDYDWRSLLPYATLAERTAAHDLDQLDDTTDPLEQAERALLLTVLLEPALLALRRLAQEDESAKRYGG